The Thermus antranikianii DSM 12462 genome has a segment encoding these proteins:
- a CDS encoding glutamine synthetase/cystathionine beta-lyase binding protein, protein MPTFIVLSTLTDDGAETLVKNPERIKEVNQELERDFGVKVVAQYAVLGPYDFVNIVEAEDALAVARAMLHLSARGSVRTTTLEAIPVADLIARLK, encoded by the coding sequence ATGCCTACCTTTATCGTTCTCAGCACCCTCACGGATGACGGCGCCGAGACCCTGGTGAAAAACCCCGAGCGCATCAAGGAAGTGAACCAGGAACTGGAGCGGGACTTCGGGGTCAAGGTGGTGGCCCAGTACGCGGTTTTGGGGCCTTATGACTTCGTGAACATCGTGGAGGCGGAGGATGCCCTGGCGGTGGCCCGGGCCATGCTCCACCTCTCGGCCAGGGGAAGCGTGAGGACCACCACCCTCGAGGCCATCCCCGTGGCCGACCTCATCGCCAGGCTCAAGTAG
- a CDS encoding hydroxymethylglutaryl-CoA lyase — translation MNRPRNIRWVECPRDAWQGFSRFIPTEEKVAFLKKLLESGFRHLDLTSFVSPKWVPQMADAEEVLASLPPPQGRTYLAIVANEKGLERALKAPNLTAIGYPFSLSETFQRKNTNRTRQESWPLVKAMVEATKGKLGLVVYLSMAFGNPYGDPWSVEGVLEDIARLRELGVEEIALADTYGVAEASRIQEVLGEAVARFGPEGLGAHLHARPEGVLAKVEAVLAAGILWLEGALAGVGGCPFAGDELVGNLPTEKVLPYLEAKGFHMGIDLKALPELAGEAARLKLLYG, via the coding sequence ATGAATAGGCCTCGAAATATCCGGTGGGTTGAATGCCCCCGGGATGCCTGGCAGGGCTTCAGCCGCTTCATCCCCACCGAGGAGAAGGTGGCCTTCCTAAAGAAACTCCTGGAATCGGGGTTTCGCCATCTGGACCTCACCAGCTTCGTCTCCCCCAAGTGGGTGCCCCAGATGGCGGATGCCGAGGAGGTGCTGGCCAGCCTTCCCCCACCCCAGGGCCGCACCTATCTGGCCATCGTGGCCAACGAAAAGGGCCTGGAAAGGGCCCTTAAGGCCCCAAACCTCACGGCCATCGGCTACCCCTTCTCCCTCTCGGAAACCTTCCAGCGGAAGAACACCAATCGCACCCGGCAGGAATCCTGGCCCCTGGTAAAGGCCATGGTGGAGGCCACAAAAGGAAAGCTTGGCCTGGTGGTCTACCTTTCCATGGCCTTCGGCAACCCCTACGGGGATCCCTGGAGCGTGGAGGGGGTCCTGGAAGATATCGCGCGGCTACGGGAACTTGGGGTTGAGGAGATCGCCCTGGCGGACACCTACGGGGTGGCGGAGGCAAGCCGCATCCAGGAGGTGCTAGGGGAGGCCGTGGCCCGCTTTGGCCCCGAGGGCCTGGGCGCCCACCTGCACGCCCGCCCGGAAGGGGTCTTGGCCAAGGTGGAGGCGGTGCTGGCGGCCGGCATCCTCTGGTTGGAGGGCGCCTTGGCCGGGGTAGGGGGCTGCCCCTTCGCCGGGGATGAGCTGGTGGGAAACCTGCCCACGGAAAAGGTCCTCCCCTACCTGGAAGCCAAAGGCTTCCACATGGGAATAGACCTAAAAGCCCTCCCCGAGCTGGCAGGGGAAGCCGCCCGGCTTAAGCTTCTATACGGTTAG
- a CDS encoding DUF3197 domain-containing protein encodes MERVGLRASPRITLEALKEALKGVRFPEAKVYFITDWQDRRHQARYALLIHGGKKDLLTPDAFGPAFQGGEEALSELVSLLLDLGARKFYEAVVSPAEMTALLELPPEELVRRINAIANPTDPGIYLKRAA; translated from the coding sequence ATGGAACGCGTTGGCCTGCGCGCTTCTCCCAGGATTACCCTCGAGGCCCTCAAGGAAGCCCTTAAGGGCGTGCGCTTTCCTGAGGCCAAGGTCTATTTCATCACCGACTGGCAGGACCGCCGGCACCAGGCCCGGTACGCCCTTCTCATCCACGGGGGCAAGAAGGACCTCCTCACCCCTGACGCCTTCGGCCCCGCCTTTCAGGGAGGGGAAGAGGCGCTTTCGGAGCTGGTTAGCCTGTTGCTGGACCTTGGGGCCAGGAAGTTCTACGAGGCGGTGGTGTCCCCGGCGGAGATGACGGCCCTCTTGGAGCTACCGCCCGAGGAACTGGTGAGGCGGATCAACGCCATCGCCAACCCCACCGACCCGGGCATCTACCTGAAAAGGGCCGCCTAA
- a CDS encoding VOC family protein codes for MEVLETAVYAVDLEKARAFYEGVLGLPCFQYQPPRHAFFRAGKGVFLVFNPHHTAKEENLPPHGAQGSVHVAFKVAEEELPSWAKRLEEAGFPVWWADWPRGKSLYTRDPAGNLVELAPAAIWGLE; via the coding sequence GTGGAGGTTCTGGAAACCGCCGTCTACGCCGTGGATCTGGAGAAGGCCCGGGCCTTTTACGAGGGGGTCCTGGGCCTTCCTTGCTTCCAGTACCAGCCCCCGCGCCATGCCTTCTTCCGGGCAGGAAAGGGGGTCTTTTTGGTCTTCAACCCCCATCACACGGCAAAGGAGGAAAACCTTCCCCCCCACGGGGCCCAAGGAAGCGTTCACGTGGCCTTTAAGGTGGCTGAGGAGGAGCTTCCCTCTTGGGCCAAGAGGCTGGAGGAAGCGGGCTTTCCCGTCTGGTGGGCGGACTGGCCCAGGGGGAAAAGCCTCTACACCCGCGACCCCGCGGGAAACCTGGTGGAGCTGGCCCCCGCCGCCATCTGGGGCCTAGAATGA
- the tilS gene encoding tRNA lysidine(34) synthetase TilS translates to MEEAFQKRLARLAPRDPLVLAVSGGGDSVALAHLVKRAGREAVVAHLDHALRLESGEDLLFVKALAERLGYPFHAERVEVARVARERGENLEAVAREIRYAFLHRVAREVKAKAILTAHTLDDQAETVLLKLLQGTARGLGIREKEGLVVRPLLAFRREELRAYLKALGEAWREDPSNQDLSRDRNYLRLKVLPLLEERFPRAKEALSRFAQVRMEEETHLEREARARLLSDPRFFVPAYRAAPLLEAPGALRRRALRWMLEALDLRPEARLIALLEEALGGKVAILPGGYTARRKGGTLFLLPPAPRLPLPPGFRRPLPGDYLAMPYGRKRLVDFLAEKGVPKELKPLWPVRAEGKRVVEVLGFHPPSEEERYMALALEEARQAFQEGEVPVGAVLVVGERVYRAHNQVEATRDPTAHAEMLLLREVGRGARGGRLYVTLEPCRMCHHALREAGVEVVYGVENLKEGALTRFGQGEGLRGGVLEGECAKLLRGFFARLREGCRSG, encoded by the coding sequence TTGGAGGAGGCTTTCCAGAAGCGCCTGGCCCGGCTTGCGCCCCGGGACCCTTTGGTGCTGGCGGTTTCGGGAGGCGGGGATTCCGTGGCCCTGGCCCACCTAGTGAAGCGGGCTGGGCGGGAGGCGGTGGTGGCCCATCTGGACCACGCCCTGCGCCTGGAAAGCGGAGAGGATCTCCTCTTTGTGAAGGCCCTTGCGGAAAGGCTTGGCTATCCCTTCCACGCCGAGCGGGTGGAGGTGGCCAGGGTGGCTAGGGAACGGGGGGAGAACCTCGAGGCGGTGGCCCGGGAGATCCGCTACGCCTTCCTCCACCGGGTGGCCAGGGAGGTGAAGGCCAAGGCCATCCTCACCGCCCATACCCTGGACGACCAGGCGGAAACCGTGCTCCTCAAACTCCTCCAGGGCACGGCCCGGGGTCTGGGCATCCGGGAGAAGGAGGGGCTTGTGGTCCGCCCCCTTCTGGCCTTTCGCCGCGAGGAGTTAAGGGCGTACCTAAAGGCCCTGGGGGAAGCGTGGCGGGAGGATCCCTCCAACCAGGACCTTTCCCGGGATCGCAACTACCTGAGGCTTAAGGTGCTTCCCCTTCTGGAAGAACGGTTTCCCAGGGCCAAGGAGGCGCTTTCCCGCTTTGCCCAGGTGCGGATGGAGGAGGAGACCCACCTGGAGAGGGAGGCTAGGGCTCGCCTCCTATCCGATCCCCGCTTCTTCGTGCCCGCCTACCGGGCGGCACCCCTTTTGGAGGCTCCCGGGGCCCTTAGGCGGAGGGCTTTGCGCTGGATGCTGGAGGCCTTGGACCTCCGGCCTGAGGCCCGGCTTATCGCCCTTTTGGAGGAGGCTTTAGGGGGCAAGGTGGCCATCCTGCCCGGCGGTTACACGGCCAGGCGTAAGGGAGGTACCCTTTTCCTCCTTCCCCCCGCGCCCCGGCTGCCCCTTCCTCCCGGGTTCCGCCGCCCCTTGCCGGGGGACTACCTGGCCATGCCCTACGGGAGAAAGCGCCTGGTGGACTTTTTGGCGGAGAAAGGGGTACCTAAGGAGCTCAAGCCCCTTTGGCCGGTGAGGGCGGAAGGTAAGCGGGTGGTGGAGGTGCTGGGCTTTCATCCTCCCTCCGAGGAGGAGCGGTACATGGCCTTGGCCCTCGAGGAGGCCAGGCAGGCCTTCCAGGAGGGGGAGGTGCCGGTGGGGGCGGTCTTGGTGGTGGGGGAAAGGGTGTACAGGGCCCACAACCAGGTGGAGGCTACCCGGGATCCTACGGCCCATGCGGAGATGCTCCTCCTTAGGGAAGTGGGCCGGGGGGCCCGGGGAGGAAGGCTTTACGTGACCCTGGAGCCGTGTCGCATGTGCCACCATGCCCTTCGGGAGGCGGGGGTGGAGGTGGTCTACGGGGTGGAGAACCTGAAGGAAGGGGCCTTGACCCGGTTCGGCCAGGGGGAAGGCCTCAGGGGTGGCGTCCTGGAAGGGGAGTGTGCTAAGCTCCTAAGGGGTTTCTTTGCCCGGCTCAGGGAGGGGTGCCGGAGCGGTTGA
- the rnhA gene encoding ribonuclease HI: protein MKQVELFTDGACLGNPGPGGWAALLRYGSHERMLSGGEPCTTNNRMELTALLQGLRALKEPCEVHLFSDSQYLVKALNEWLPAWEKRGMRRADGKPIENRDLWEALMPELKRHRVVAHWVRGHGGHPENERVDREARRQAQRQKALSQTPCPPEGATLFPR, encoded by the coding sequence GTGAAACAGGTGGAGCTTTTCACCGATGGGGCCTGCCTGGGCAACCCCGGCCCTGGCGGGTGGGCGGCGCTTTTACGCTACGGTAGCCACGAACGAATGCTTTCCGGAGGTGAGCCCTGCACCACCAACAACCGCATGGAGCTCACCGCCCTGCTGCAAGGGCTTAGGGCGCTCAAGGAACCCTGTGAAGTACACCTCTTCTCCGACAGCCAGTACCTGGTGAAGGCCTTAAACGAGTGGCTCCCCGCCTGGGAAAAAAGGGGGATGCGCAGAGCGGACGGCAAGCCCATAGAAAACCGCGACCTCTGGGAAGCCCTTATGCCGGAACTCAAACGGCACCGGGTGGTGGCCCACTGGGTGCGTGGACATGGCGGCCACCCGGAGAACGAACGGGTGGACCGGGAGGCCAGGCGCCAGGCCCAGCGGCAAAAGGCCCTGTCCCAAACCCCTTGTCCCCCTGAGGGGGCTACGCTTTTTCCCCGATAA
- the guaA gene encoding glutamine-hydrolyzing GMP synthase, with protein MVLVLDFGSQYTRLIARRLRELRVFSLILPGRASLEEILKHKPQALILSGGPNSVFDPDSPRPDPRVLTLGLPTLGICYGMQLLAQELGGRVERIGRAEYGKALLTRYQGPLFKGLEGEVQVWMSHQDAVTELPPGWRVVAETEENPVAAMEAPDGKTFAVQFHPEVAHTPKGMQILENFLEIAGVKRDWTPEHVLESLVKEVRERVGEDRVLLAVSGGVDSSTLALLLAKARVNHLAVFVDHGLLRLGEREEVEGALRALGVNLRVVDARERFLTALKGVEDPEEKRRIIGREFVEVFSQVAREAGPFRFLAQGTLYPDVIESAGEPGAAKIKSHHNVGGLPEDLKFELLEPFRLLFKDEVRELALLLGLPDPIRLRHPFPGPGLAVRILGEVTEEKLDILRRADDIFISLLREWGLYSQVAQALAVLTPVRSVGVAGDERKYGYVLALRAVTTEDFMTADWARLPLDFLDEAARRITRRVPEIGRVVYDLTSKPPATIEWE; from the coding sequence ATGGTCCTGGTCCTGGACTTCGGTTCCCAATACACCCGCCTCATTGCCAGAAGGCTCCGCGAGCTTAGGGTCTTTTCCCTGATCCTGCCGGGGCGGGCAAGCCTGGAGGAAATCCTTAAGCACAAGCCCCAAGCCCTAATCCTCTCCGGCGGACCCAACAGCGTCTTTGACCCCGATTCCCCCCGCCCCGACCCCCGGGTGCTCACCCTCGGCCTTCCCACCTTGGGCATCTGCTACGGGATGCAGCTTCTCGCCCAGGAGCTTGGGGGCAGGGTGGAGCGCATAGGGCGGGCAGAGTACGGCAAGGCCCTCCTCACCCGCTACCAGGGACCCCTCTTCAAAGGCTTGGAGGGCGAGGTCCAGGTCTGGATGAGCCACCAGGACGCGGTGACCGAGCTTCCCCCGGGGTGGCGGGTGGTGGCGGAAACCGAGGAAAACCCCGTGGCGGCCATGGAAGCCCCGGACGGAAAGACCTTCGCCGTCCAGTTCCACCCCGAGGTGGCCCATACCCCCAAGGGGATGCAGATTCTGGAAAACTTTCTGGAGATCGCCGGGGTAAAGCGGGACTGGACTCCGGAGCACGTGCTGGAAAGCCTGGTTAAGGAAGTGCGGGAAAGGGTGGGCGAGGACCGGGTGCTCCTGGCGGTTTCCGGCGGGGTGGACTCCAGCACCCTGGCCCTCCTCCTGGCCAAGGCCCGGGTGAACCACCTGGCGGTCTTCGTGGACCACGGCCTCCTGCGCCTGGGGGAACGGGAGGAGGTGGAAGGAGCCCTTAGGGCCCTTGGGGTAAACCTCCGGGTGGTGGACGCCAGGGAGCGCTTCCTTACGGCCCTCAAGGGGGTGGAAGACCCCGAGGAAAAGCGCCGGATTATCGGGCGGGAGTTCGTGGAGGTCTTCTCCCAGGTGGCCCGGGAAGCAGGCCCCTTCCGCTTCCTCGCCCAGGGGACCCTCTACCCCGACGTGATCGAGTCCGCCGGGGAGCCGGGAGCGGCCAAGATCAAAAGCCACCACAACGTGGGCGGTCTTCCTGAAGATTTGAAGTTCGAGCTCCTCGAGCCCTTCCGCCTCCTCTTCAAGGACGAGGTAAGGGAACTCGCCCTGCTTCTCGGCCTTCCCGACCCTATCCGCCTGCGCCACCCCTTCCCGGGGCCGGGCTTGGCGGTGCGCATCCTGGGGGAGGTCACGGAGGAAAAACTGGACATCCTCCGGCGGGCCGACGATATCTTCATAAGCCTTCTAAGGGAGTGGGGGCTGTATTCCCAGGTGGCCCAGGCCCTGGCCGTCCTCACCCCCGTGCGGAGCGTAGGGGTGGCGGGGGACGAGCGGAAGTACGGCTACGTTCTGGCCTTAAGGGCTGTGACCACCGAGGATTTCATGACCGCCGACTGGGCCAGGCTGCCCCTGGACTTCCTGGACGAGGCAGCCCGGCGCATCACCCGCAGGGTGCCGGAGATCGGCCGGGTGGTCTACGACCTCACCTCGAAGCCTCCTGCCACCATAGAATGGGAGTGA
- a CDS encoding S-ribosylhomocysteine lyase has protein sequence MAEVESFALDHTKVKAPYVRLAGRKAVGSGLVEKYDLRLAQPNREALPTGALHTLEHLLAGYLRDHLEGVIDLSPMGCRTGFYLVVEGPLEEERVLVAFERALRDVLLHEGPIPGASFRECGNYRDHDLQGAKAWAEKVLREGLKVQATLPLEER, from the coding sequence ATGGCCGAGGTGGAAAGCTTTGCCCTGGACCACACGAAGGTGAAGGCTCCTTATGTCCGCCTGGCGGGGAGGAAGGCGGTGGGGAGTGGCCTGGTGGAGAAGTACGACCTGCGCCTGGCCCAGCCCAACCGGGAAGCCCTGCCCACGGGGGCCTTGCACACCCTCGAGCACCTTTTGGCTGGCTACCTCCGCGACCACCTGGAAGGGGTCATAGACCTTTCCCCCATGGGGTGCCGCACGGGGTTTTACCTGGTGGTGGAAGGCCCTTTGGAGGAGGAAAGGGTTTTGGTGGCCTTTGAACGGGCCTTAAGGGATGTTCTCCTGCACGAGGGGCCCATTCCCGGGGCCAGCTTCAGGGAGTGCGGCAACTACCGCGACCACGACCTCCAAGGGGCCAAGGCCTGGGCGGAGAAGGTGCTGAGGGAAGGACTGAAGGTTCAGGCCACCCTTCCCCTGGAGGAAAGGTGA
- a CDS encoding acyl-CoA carboxylase subunit beta — translation MLGQPTSRLESKLRPEEREGPVYKANKDAWVALVRDFRESLEKVRQGGGPKAVERQHKKGRLTARERIARLLDPGTEFYELMAFAGWGMYEEWGGAPAGGVITGLGQIQGQTWMIIANDATVKAGAFFPITAKKVIRAQTMALENRIPTLYLVDSAGVFLPLQDEVFPDQDDFGRIFYLNARMSALGIPQISAIMGNCVAGGAYLPVMTDVLIMTEGSGLYLAGPALVKAAIGQEVSSEELGGARMHFEVSGTVDFYEPNDEAALERIRQLIALYPPSRLAPWAEGRKEPREPLYPAEDLYGLIAPDGSRPYDLREVIARLVDGSEFLEYKGGYGETLVTGFARIGGFPVGIVGNQRLILKKKGRIEVGGVIYAEAADKAARFILEVNQMNIPLLFLQDVTGFMVGKESEQAGIIRRGAKLVNAVSNSVVPKITLILGGSFGAGNYALAGKAYAPRFIFAWPSAKYAVMGGAQAAKTLLELEVEKLRREGKEPSDEELKELYERIKGRYEETLDPRYAAARLWVDGILLPHETRKWLIRALEACALNPEREPFRTGVFQV, via the coding sequence ATGCTAGGCCAGCCCACGAGCCGCCTCGAGAGCAAGCTCCGCCCGGAGGAGCGGGAAGGTCCTGTCTACAAGGCCAATAAGGACGCCTGGGTAGCCCTGGTGCGGGACTTCAGGGAAAGCCTGGAGAAGGTGCGCCAAGGGGGCGGGCCCAAGGCCGTGGAGCGGCAGCACAAAAAGGGACGCCTCACCGCCCGGGAGCGCATTGCGAGGCTTTTAGACCCGGGCACGGAGTTCTACGAGCTCATGGCCTTTGCCGGGTGGGGGATGTACGAGGAGTGGGGCGGGGCCCCGGCCGGAGGGGTCATCACCGGCCTCGGGCAGATCCAGGGCCAAACCTGGATGATCATCGCCAACGACGCCACGGTGAAGGCGGGGGCCTTCTTCCCCATCACCGCCAAGAAGGTGATCCGGGCCCAGACGATGGCGCTGGAAAACCGCATCCCCACCCTGTACCTGGTGGACTCCGCCGGGGTTTTCCTACCCTTACAGGACGAGGTCTTCCCAGACCAGGACGACTTTGGGCGTATCTTCTACCTCAACGCCCGCATGTCCGCCCTGGGCATCCCCCAGATCTCCGCCATCATGGGGAACTGCGTGGCCGGGGGAGCCTACCTCCCCGTCATGACCGACGTCCTCATCATGACCGAGGGAAGCGGCCTCTACCTGGCGGGCCCCGCCCTGGTGAAGGCGGCCATCGGCCAGGAGGTCAGCAGCGAGGAACTTGGCGGGGCCCGCATGCACTTTGAGGTCTCGGGGACCGTGGACTTCTACGAGCCGAACGACGAAGCCGCCCTAGAAAGGATCCGCCAGCTCATCGCCTTGTACCCGCCCTCCAGGCTCGCCCCCTGGGCAGAAGGGCGCAAGGAACCCAGGGAACCCCTTTACCCCGCCGAAGACCTCTACGGCCTCATCGCCCCCGACGGCAGCCGTCCCTACGACCTTCGGGAGGTGATCGCCCGGCTGGTGGATGGCTCGGAGTTTCTGGAGTACAAGGGGGGATACGGGGAGACTCTGGTCACGGGCTTTGCCCGCATCGGGGGCTTCCCCGTGGGCATCGTGGGGAACCAGCGCCTCATCCTGAAGAAGAAGGGACGGATCGAGGTGGGTGGGGTGATCTACGCGGAGGCGGCGGACAAGGCCGCCCGGTTCATCCTCGAGGTGAACCAGATGAACATCCCCCTCCTTTTCCTCCAGGACGTGACGGGCTTCATGGTGGGGAAGGAGTCGGAGCAGGCGGGGATCATCCGCCGGGGAGCCAAGCTGGTCAATGCCGTGAGCAACTCCGTGGTGCCCAAGATCACCCTGATCCTGGGAGGCTCCTTCGGAGCTGGAAACTACGCCCTGGCGGGCAAGGCCTACGCCCCCAGGTTCATCTTCGCCTGGCCCAGCGCCAAGTACGCGGTGATGGGAGGGGCCCAGGCGGCCAAGACCCTTTTGGAGCTGGAGGTGGAAAAGCTCAGACGGGAGGGGAAGGAACCCTCTGACGAGGAGCTAAAGGAGCTTTACGAGCGCATCAAGGGCCGCTACGAGGAAACCCTGGACCCCCGGTACGCCGCCGCCCGGCTTTGGGTGGATGGGATCCTCCTTCCACACGAGACCCGGAAGTGGCTCATCCGGGCCCTCGAGGCCTGCGCCTTAAACCCCGAGCGGGAGCCTTTCCGCACCGGGGTTTTCCAGGTGTAG
- a CDS encoding YkgJ family cysteine cluster protein produces the protein MNPVEAHWLALEADLADYLAKKGITPSCRAGCFACCHGLVTLSRLEGEALLPHLSEAQRSRLLKEGPRRLALLREGKDDPHFPSQFFLTRTPCPFLEESLCGVYPWRPLACRGLLTQGDPRLCEPEAGLQKGHFLSAPWRMARLRMEAVWEEEKRRYGFLVLGELATLLYLLLSGFPGERKEAETLLEALGILGGRWGFQVV, from the coding sequence ATGAACCCGGTGGAAGCCCATTGGCTGGCCCTCGAGGCGGATTTGGCCGACTACCTGGCCAAGAAGGGGATTACCCCCTCCTGCCGCGCGGGATGCTTTGCCTGCTGCCATGGCCTGGTGACCCTTTCCCGCCTGGAAGGGGAAGCCCTTCTTCCCCACCTCAGCGAGGCCCAGCGCTCCAGGCTCCTTAAGGAAGGCCCCAGGCGGCTTGCCCTTCTCAGGGAAGGCAAGGACGACCCCCACTTCCCAAGCCAGTTCTTCCTAACCCGCACCCCCTGCCCTTTTCTGGAAGAGAGCCTCTGCGGTGTCTATCCCTGGCGTCCGCTTGCCTGCCGGGGGCTTCTCACCCAAGGCGACCCGAGGCTTTGCGAACCCGAGGCGGGCTTGCAAAAGGGCCATTTCCTTTCCGCTCCCTGGCGCATGGCCCGCCTGCGCATGGAGGCGGTTTGGGAGGAGGAAAAAAGGCGGTACGGCTTCCTGGTCCTGGGGGAGCTGGCCACCCTTTTGTACCTGCTTCTTTCCGGGTTTCCCGGGGAAAGGAAGGAGGCGGAAACCCTCCTGGAGGCGCTGGGGATCCTCGGGGGGCGGTGGGGGTTCCAGGTGGTATAA
- a CDS encoding Uma2 family endonuclease — protein MATRYRFGVEEFERLFQGVKHLELLEGEIYEMSPIGPRHVFAVAQLDKRLQALLGEEAVIAVQSPLRLSPDSEPEPDLQVLKPPLEQYSERLPEPQDVLLLIEVADTSLDHDRRKLALYAKAGIPEVWIVNLVENLLEVYRHPQEDHYRLREILFPGEAKAPLAFPHRPIPWS, from the coding sequence ATGGCCACCCGGTACCGCTTCGGGGTAGAGGAGTTTGAGCGCCTCTTCCAGGGGGTGAAGCACCTCGAGCTCCTCGAGGGAGAGATCTACGAGATGAGCCCGATTGGTCCTAGGCACGTCTTTGCTGTAGCCCAGTTGGACAAGAGGCTCCAGGCTCTATTGGGAGAGGAGGCGGTCATCGCCGTGCAATCCCCCCTGCGCCTTTCCCCCGACTCCGAACCCGAACCCGACCTTCAGGTGCTGAAACCCCCCCTGGAACAGTACAGCGAGCGCCTCCCTGAGCCCCAGGACGTCCTCCTCCTCATAGAGGTGGCCGACACCAGCCTGGACCACGACCGCAGGAAGCTCGCCCTGTATGCCAAAGCTGGTATCCCTGAGGTCTGGATCGTGAACCTGGTGGAAAACCTCCTGGAGGTCTACCGCCATCCCCAAGAGGACCACTACCGCCTCAGGGAGATCCTCTTCCCCGGCGAGGCCAAGGCCCCCCTGGCCTTCCCCCATCGGCCCATCCCCTGGTCGTGA
- a CDS encoding DinB family protein: protein MASLAPFLQALEPGVSPAVSAWIKGLKEVELHLDRWAFDLSEEGFWWRPKEGLNPIGGLVRHITGSSLRLLSYAFPQELPDWAKKGREWELQGEPEAKEVVEARFREAWARLLSAFQSLREEELGQEVPVGTQGLKAPRAHILHHLVEHAQHHAGQIIYARKLLG, encoded by the coding sequence ATGGCCAGTCTTGCGCCTTTCCTGCAAGCCCTAGAACCCGGGGTTTCCCCGGCCGTTTCCGCCTGGATCAAGGGCCTTAAGGAAGTGGAGCTCCACCTGGACCGTTGGGCCTTCGACCTTTCGGAGGAGGGTTTTTGGTGGCGGCCCAAGGAGGGGCTGAACCCCATCGGGGGCCTGGTGCGCCACATCACCGGAAGCTCCTTGCGGCTTCTTTCCTACGCCTTCCCCCAGGAGCTTCCCGACTGGGCCAAGAAGGGGCGGGAATGGGAGCTCCAGGGGGAGCCCGAGGCCAAGGAGGTGGTGGAGGCCCGCTTCCGGGAGGCTTGGGCCAGGCTCCTTTCCGCCTTCCAGAGCCTACGGGAGGAGGAGCTCGGCCAGGAGGTTCCGGTGGGCACCCAGGGTCTTAAGGCTCCCAGGGCCCATATCCTCCACCACCTGGTGGAGCATGCCCAGCACCATGCGGGGCAGATCATCTACGCCCGCAAGCTCCTGGGCTGA
- a CDS encoding HPF/RaiA family ribosome-associated protein: protein MMKAWPWDKERTRNGASYLGYEVEEREIPYGIQLVVHDKGSGKACNVNFYNSGKRLPQGDPALLKKLEEELVKLDQQAKITIDLLPYGVTILNSEPTSADLIAAIRECFTRLERLSREKSGVDIKEKPGAQVLETVAQKENLCIENVAPEVTKGFRNHFGKLLSTFYSCFRNPIQHAHTAEMERWLTKEELKLLLAAVVLLEALFKKYVVGSECNE, encoded by the coding sequence ATGATGAAAGCTTGGCCATGGGATAAGGAAAGAACCAGAAATGGAGCAAGCTATTTGGGATACGAGGTGGAGGAAAGGGAGATCCCCTATGGAATCCAACTTGTGGTACATGACAAAGGCTCAGGCAAAGCTTGTAACGTTAACTTTTACAACTCGGGGAAGCGTCTTCCTCAGGGAGATCCTGCTTTATTAAAAAAACTTGAAGAGGAGCTCGTTAAATTAGATCAACAGGCAAAAATCACAATCGACCTTCTGCCATACGGCGTCACCATCTTGAACAGCGAACCAACCTCCGCTGACCTCATCGCCGCAATAAGGGAATGCTTCACACGGTTAGAGCGCCTTTCTAGAGAAAAATCCGGAGTAGATATAAAAGAAAAACCCGGGGCCCAAGTGCTTGAAACCGTCGCCCAAAAGGAGAATCTCTGTATTGAAAATGTTGCTCCAGAGGTAACCAAAGGTTTCCGCAACCATTTTGGTAAGCTCCTATCAACCTTTTATAGCTGCTTCAGAAATCCGATACAGCATGCACATACAGCTGAAATGGAAAGGTGGCTGACAAAAGAAGAACTTAAGCTGTTGCTGGCTGCGGTAGTTTTGCTCGAAGCGTTATTCAAAAAGTACGTCGTAGGTAGTGAGTGCAATGAATAG